Proteins encoded by one window of Musa acuminata AAA Group cultivar baxijiao chromosome BXJ2-9, Cavendish_Baxijiao_AAA, whole genome shotgun sequence:
- the LOC135621970 gene encoding plant cysteine oxidase 1-like, with the protein MKVEASNGEEEKRSGTKRNGEMLVRGRRCRQRTRWRVTAIQRLFLACKSVFKGPGTIPEPADVEMLQLLLDKMRPDDVGLSTDLLFFKSKSSSKGTPRITYATIYKCDNFSMCIFFLPPKAVIPLHDHPGMTVFSKLLVGSMHIKSYDWLDPVTSSFSTPSAKLRLAKLVLDSEFTAPCSTSILYPTTGGNIHTFTAITPCAVLDVLGPPYSKEDDHDITYYQDHPYRKYSDGDTDQGGVEDHCHGWLEEIDVSRYLKMDGVAYLGPQVIDG; encoded by the exons ATGAAAGTGGAGGCGAGCaatggggaggaggagaagagatccGGGACGAAGAGGAATGGGGAGATGCTGGTGAGGGGCAGGAGATGCCGCCAGAGGACCCGGTGGAGGGTCACCGCGATCCAGCGCCTGTTCTTGGCCTGCAAGTCCGTGTTCAAGGGCCCCGGCACCATCCCCGAGCCCGCCGACGTTGAGATGCTGCAGCTCCTATTAG ATAAAATGAGGCCAGACGATGTTGGGCTAAGCACGGATTTACTCTTCTTTAAGTCCAAGAGTTCTTCCAAAGGAACTCCAAGGATCACATATGCCACCATATACAAGTGTGATAACTTTTCG ATGTGTATATTCTTCTTGCCCCCAAAAGCAGTTATTCCTCTTCATGACCACCCCGGAATGACTGTTTTCAGCAAACTACTTGTAGGAtcaatgcatataaaatcttacgaCTGGCTCGATCCTGTCACATCAAGTTTCTCTACACCCTCAGCTAAAT TGAGGCTGGCAAAGTTGGTGCTTGATTCTGAGTTCACTGCTCCTTGCAGCACCTCCATTCTTTATCCAACAACTGGAGGGAACATCCATACCTTCACAGCTATCACACCATGTGCTGTGCTTGATGTTCTAGGACCCCCTTACTCGAAGGAAGATGACCATGACATTACTTACTATCAGGATCATCCCTACAGGAAATATTCAG ATGGTGATACTGACCAAGGTGGAGTGGAGGATCATTGCCATGGGTGGTTGGAAGAAATTGATGTATCCAGGTATTTGAAGATGGATGGTGTGGCGTACCTGGGCCCACAGGTTATAGATGGTTGA
- the LOC103997559 gene encoding probable inactive leucine-rich repeat receptor-like protein kinase At3g03770 encodes MAVGSYPCCLLILSMILILTPCAYQLQPAEVLSLLRIKRLLNYPAILSRWNVDTDFCSYEANPYVTIICYEESITQLHITGNTSAPPLPRSFSMTLLFATLYRLPNLKVLSLTSLGLWGPLTGKISRLSSLEIVNMSTNYLYGAIPKQVSRLTNLQTLILDHNMFSGRVPDLLGELPRLSVLSLKNNSLSGPLPDSFSSLKPLRVLVLSSNSLSGELPDLNSLSNLQVLDLENNYFGPRFPSLGRKVVTLVLRKNRFSGGLPAEVNTYYLLEHLDISFNRYTGPFPASLLSLPSIHYLSISGNRFTGMLSQSMSCNGELEYVDLSSNLLTGNLPTCLISDSKNKVTLYSANCFATKDHSQHPLSFCQNQALAVGIIPHKENKVSGAKATLMIGITGGIFGSIFLGMIIFFSLKKATMKPALNKSQRSLAEHASVGYSSQLLPDASYILQTMKLGELGVPPYRSFSLEELEAATNNFDTSSFMGEGSHGQMYRGKLQDGSLVAIRCLKLKKALNSQNFSRHIELISKLRHHHLVSALGHGFEYYLDDSSVSRLFIVFEFVSNGTLRSNISEGVPGETLTWTQRISAAIGVVKGIQFLHGGMVPGLFANDLKITNVLLDEHLVAKISSYNLPILAEDMKCEMMVGSSSSGLREPNERTKYMDKIDIHDLGVILLEIITGRPIIFNSEVVNIMKNQLQESIAADGIARMSFVDPVIINACCDESLKTVMEICLRCLSKEPTQRPSIEDVLWNLQFAAQVQESWRRYSHSSEESPLSPSLPSQSPIALSC; translated from the exons ATGGCTGTTGGAAGCTACCCTTGTTGTTTGCTCATCTTATCCATGATCTTGATCCTTACTCCATGCGCATACCAATTGCAACCAGCAGAAGTTTTGTCCCTCCTCCGAATCAAGCGGCTCTTGAACTACCCAGCTATCTTAAGTAGGTGGAATGTTGATACAGACTTCTGCAGCTACGAAGCAAACCCATATGTAACTATAATTTGCTACGAAGAGAGCATAACCCAATTGCATATAACCGGCAATACGAGTGCTCCACCTCTTCCTCGAAGCTTCTCTATGACTCTCTTATTTGCTACTCTGTATCGGCTCCCTAATTTGAAGGTCCTCTCTCTGACATCCCTGGGCTTGTGGGGTCCCCTGACCGGGAAGATTTCTCGTTTATCTTCTCTAGAGATAGTCAACATGAGCACAAACTATTTGTATGGAGCAATTCCTAAACAAGTTTCCAGACTGACAAATCTCCAAACTCTGATACTTGATCATAACATGTTCAGTGGACGTGTTCCGGATTTGTTAGGTGAGCTTCCACGCCTGTCTGTTTTGAGCTTAAAGAACAATTCTTTGAGTGGGCCTCTGCCGGATTCCTTTAGCAGCTTAAAGCCACTCAGGGTGCTTGTGCTGTCCTCCAATAGCTTGTCAGGGGAATTGCCTGATCTCAACAGTTTATCAAACCTTCAAGTGCTGGATCTGGAGAACAATTACTTTGGACCACGGTTTCCAAGCTTGGGGAGGAAGGTTGTCACCCTTGTGTTGAGAAAGAACAGGTTTTCTGGTGGCTTGCCAGCTGAAGTAAATACATATTATTTGCTCGAACACTTGGACATATCCTTCAACAGATATACGGGGCCCTTTCCAGCATCTTTGTTGTCTCTGCCATCTATTCATTATCTCAGTATTTCTGGAAACCGATTCACTGGCATGCTTTCGCAAAGTATGTCGTGCAATGGTGAACTTGAGTATGTGGACTTGTCGTCAAATCTTCTGACTGGGAACTTGCCGACGTGCCTGATTTCAGACTCTAAGAACAAGGTGACTTTGTACTCGGCAAATTGTTTTGCGACCAAGGATCACAGCCAACACCCATTATCATTTTGCCAGAATCAGGCATTGGCTGTGGGAATAATACCTCACAAGGAAAATAAAGTGTCAGGTGCTAAAGCAACCCTTATGATTGGAATCACGGGAGGCATTTTTGGAAGCATTTTTCTTGGGATGATAATTTTCTTTTCGCTTAAAAAGGCTACTATGAAGCCGGCACTGAACAAATCACAAAGGAGTTTAGCAGAGCATGCCTCTGTGGGGTATTCTTCCCAGTTACTCCCCGATGCAA GTTACATATTACAAACAATGAAGCTAGGAGAACTTGGTGTTCCACCTTATCGATCATTTTCCTTGGAGGAACTTGAAGCTGCTACAAATAACTTTGATACATCTAGTTTCATGGGAGAAGGTTCTCATGGTCAG ATGTATAGAGGAAAACTTCAAGATGGTTCTCTGGTGGCAATAAGATGCCTGAAACTGAAGAAAGCCCTAAACTCCCAGAATTTTAGTCGTCACATTGAACTGATTTCAAAGCTGAGGCATCACCATTTAGTCAGTGCCCTCGGGCATGGCTTTGAATATTACCTGGATGATTCCTCTGTCAGCAGATTATTTATTGTTTTTGAGTTTGTCTCAAATGGAACATTAAGAAGCAACATTTCAG AGGGAGTTCCTGGAGAAACGCTTACATGGACACAGAGGATATCAGCTGCCATTGGTGTTGTAAAGGGCATTCAATTTTTGCATGGAGGCATGGTACCTGGCTTGTTTGCAAATGATCTGAAGATCACAAATGTTCTTTTGGATGAGCACCTTGTTGCAAAAATCAGCAGCTATAATCTGCCGATACTAGCAGAGGATATGAAATGTGAG ATGATGGTTGGAAGTTCTTCAAGTGGGTTAAGAGAACCCAATGAAAG AACAAAGTACATGGATAAGATCGACATACATGATCTTGGTGTCATCTTACTGGAAATTATAACCGGAAGACCAATCATATTCAACAGCGAGGTTGTGAACATAATGAAAAATCAG CTGCAAGAAAGCATAGCAGCCGATGGGATTGCAAGGATGAGCTTTGTGGATCCAGTGATCATTAATGCATGCTGCGATGAATCATTAAAGACTGTTATGGAGATCTGCTTACGATGCCTTTCGAAGGAACCAACACAACGACCCTCGATCGAGGATGTGCTTTGGAACTtgcagtttgctgctcaagtccaGGAATCTTGGAGGAGGTACTCTCACAGCAGCGAAGAATCCCCGCTTTCACCTTCGCTTCCTTCACAATCACCAATAGCGCTTAGCTGCTAA
- the LOC135624017 gene encoding LOB domain-containing protein 20-like — MDPDGGGEKECGEKPNRRAARVDAGKRAAAVTPGSPREGAVGSPCGACKFLRRKCLPGCVFAAHFASEQGPARFAAVHKVFGASNVSKLLSIVPAGRQHDAVVTICYEAQARLADPVYGCVSTILAMQQQVSALQAELSMVRSQLLNTRLAVASVLQASHRAQHMAALQPAYSNNSSASRDMVDVGSFPESLDLGDTDPASRDLEPLQLLQQSQDEEEDASHDSVAFRNEPFVPK, encoded by the exons ATGGATCCTGATGGCGGCGGCGAGAAAGAGTGTGGTGAGAAGCCCAACCGGCGTGCAGCGAGAGTCGACGCCGGGAAGCGGGCGGCTGCCGTAACTCCGGGGTCGCCGAGGGAGGGCGCGGTGGGTTCGCCGTGCGGGGCTTGCAAGTTCCTGCGGCGCAAGTGCCTGCCGGGATGCGTGTTCGCGGCGCACTTCGCGTCGGAGCAAGGGCCGGCGAGGTTTGCTGCGGTCCACAAGGTGTTCGGTGCCAGCAACGTTTCGAAGCTGTTGTCGATTGTGCCCGCGGGGCGGCAGCACGACGCCGTGGTGACCATCTGCTACGAGGCGCAGGCCAGGCTCGCCGACCCCGTCTACGGTTGCGTCTCCACCATTCTCGCAATGCAGCAacag GTGTCGGCGCTGCAGGCGGAGCTGTCGATGGTGCGCTCGCAGCTGCTGAACACCCGGTTGGCCGTCGCGAGCGTCCTTCAGGCATCGCATCGAGCGCAGCACATGGCGGCGCTGCAACCGGCCTACTCCAACAACTCCTCGGCGTCAAGGGACATGGTAGACGTGGGAAGCTTCCCGGAGAGCTTGGACCTGGGAGACACCGACCCAGCCTCGAGAGATCTGGAGCCTCTGCAGCTCTTGCAGCAGTCGCAGGATGAGGAAGAAGACGCAAGCCACGATTCTGTTGCCTTCCGCAACGAGCCTTTTGTTCCCAAATAA
- the LOC103997774 gene encoding uncharacterized protein LOC103997774 isoform X1 yields MAMKRTTAFPSSLLLLLFLLPVASALILSLSETLLEINLENPVLEFDSPPYAGQSCHRVRLTGMSRLNLKSYASSVRVALKISDSTDEWLGRNIRLCFHRNTSIGVCQCEVSQWESFLRNERNSMISPYESGFIDVKINKETSTFFSVALEEEFHLWRLGCLGFGLLIFLIAPGISNWMPFYYSSSMILGVFLLVLILLFQAMKLVPISRRKIIYIAFYGSLLGLGSLIRNYFSTMITFLLVSCGFSEESYNLVSLVLLGGIIFAGTFLGYWSARKFVLSEDGCVDSGIAQFVKWTLRLIGIVSILQSTIDVPLGLLALATCCTFSYLVHSKKWHRRSNNNGSLWQRRPKQASSGRQAENLSFASKGTRMSFWGASTSYSPSPNAAGKGYSFSKRVKQRDQDYYSTYHNVPRRKFSEEEWDKFTRQSTSAALTEWASTPEVIKWIGNNAHRMRLIEEDHNEDDTSESDSPKETVPRNESEPSFFTWL; encoded by the exons ATGGCAATGAAGCGTACCACCGCCTTTccgtcctctcttcttctcctattGTTCCTTCTCCCAGTTGCCTCTGCACTCATCCTCTCTTTGAGCGAGACTCTCTTAG AAATTAATTTGGAAAATCCAGTTTTGGAATTCGACTCGCCACCATATGCTGGACAGTCATGTCATCGGGTTCGGCTGACCGGCATGTCAAGGTTGAACCTCAAATCCTACGCCAGTTCTGTACGCGTGGCATTGAAAATTTCAGATTCCACGGACGAATGGCTTGGGAGAAACATACGACTTTGTTTCCACAG GAATACTTCTATTGGTGTTTGTCAATGTGAGGTGTCGCAGTGGGAATCTTTTCTAAGGAATGAACGGAATTCAATGATATCACCCTACGAGAGTGGATTTATTGATGTCAAAATTAATAAAGAAACTTCTACCTTCTTTTCGGTTGCTCTTGAGGAAG AGTTTCATCTATGGCGTCTGGGTTGCCTTGGTTTTGGATTACTCATTTTTCTCATTGCGCCTGGCATCAGCAATTGGATGCCATTCTATTACAGTAGTTCAATGATCTTAGGagtttttcttcttgtcttgATCCTTCTCTTCCAG GCAATGAAGTTAGTTCCCATAAGCAGGCGAAAAATAATATACATTGCATTCTATGGAtccttg CTGGGTCTTGGTTCTTTAATAAGAAATTACTTCTCCACGATGATCACCTTTCTTCTTGTTAGTTGTGGCTTCAGTGAAGAATCATATAATCTC GTTTCACTTGTTCTGCTGGGGGGAATAATCTTTGCAGGAACATTTTTAGGTTATTGGTCTGCGCGAAAGTTTGTCCTTTCTGAAGATGGATGTGTAGATTCTGGCATTGCACAATTTGTGAAGTGGACATTGCGTTTGATCGGCATAGTATCTATTCTCCAG AGCACTATTGATGTTCCTTTGGGATTGCTTGCATTGGCTACTTGTTGCACATTTAGTTATCTCGTTCATTCCAAGAAGTG GCACCGGAGGTCAAACAATAATGGAAGTCTATGGCAGCGAAGACCCAAGCAAGCATCTTCTGGTAGGCAAGCTGAAAACTTGAGTTTCGCGTCCAAGGGAACAAGAATGTCATTTTGGGGGGCCTCAACTTCATATTCTCCGTCACCAAATGCTG CAGGAAAGGGCTACTCATTCTCCAAGCGGGTGAAGCAGCGGGATCAAGATTATTACTCGACCTACCATAATGTGCCAAGAAGAAAGTTCTCCGAGGAAGAATGGGACAAGTTCACGCGTCAGTCAACGAGCGCCGCCCTGACCGAGTGGGCGTCAACTCCAGAGGTCATCAAATGGATTGGCAATAATGCACATCGGATGCGGCTTATCGAAGAAGACCACAACGAGGATGACACATCGgagtcggattctcccaaagaaactGTACCAAGAAATGAGAGTGAACCGAGTTTCTTCACGTGGTTATGA
- the LOC103997774 gene encoding uncharacterized protein LOC103997774 isoform X2, which translates to MAMKRTTAFPSSLLLLLFLLPVASALILSLSETLLEINLENPVLEFDSPPYAGQSCHRVRLTGMSRLNLKSYASSVRVALKISDSTDEWLGRNIRLCFHRNTSIGVCQCEVSQWESFLRNERNSMISPYESGFIDVKINKETSTFFSVALEEEFHLWRLGCLGFGLLIFLIAPGISNWMPFYYSSSMILGVFLLVLILLFQAMKLVPISRRKIIYIAFYGSLLGLGSLIRNYFSTMITFLLVSCGFSEESYNLVSLVLLGGIIFAGTFLGYWSARKFVLSEDGCVDSGIAQFVKWTLRLIGIVSILQSTIDVPLGLLALATCCTFSYLVHSKKWHRRSNNNGSLWQRRPKQASSGRQAENLSFASKGTRMSFWGASTSYSPSPNAGKGYSFSKRVKQRDQDYYSTYHNVPRRKFSEEEWDKFTRQSTSAALTEWASTPEVIKWIGNNAHRMRLIEEDHNEDDTSESDSPKETVPRNESEPSFFTWL; encoded by the exons ATGGCAATGAAGCGTACCACCGCCTTTccgtcctctcttcttctcctattGTTCCTTCTCCCAGTTGCCTCTGCACTCATCCTCTCTTTGAGCGAGACTCTCTTAG AAATTAATTTGGAAAATCCAGTTTTGGAATTCGACTCGCCACCATATGCTGGACAGTCATGTCATCGGGTTCGGCTGACCGGCATGTCAAGGTTGAACCTCAAATCCTACGCCAGTTCTGTACGCGTGGCATTGAAAATTTCAGATTCCACGGACGAATGGCTTGGGAGAAACATACGACTTTGTTTCCACAG GAATACTTCTATTGGTGTTTGTCAATGTGAGGTGTCGCAGTGGGAATCTTTTCTAAGGAATGAACGGAATTCAATGATATCACCCTACGAGAGTGGATTTATTGATGTCAAAATTAATAAAGAAACTTCTACCTTCTTTTCGGTTGCTCTTGAGGAAG AGTTTCATCTATGGCGTCTGGGTTGCCTTGGTTTTGGATTACTCATTTTTCTCATTGCGCCTGGCATCAGCAATTGGATGCCATTCTATTACAGTAGTTCAATGATCTTAGGagtttttcttcttgtcttgATCCTTCTCTTCCAG GCAATGAAGTTAGTTCCCATAAGCAGGCGAAAAATAATATACATTGCATTCTATGGAtccttg CTGGGTCTTGGTTCTTTAATAAGAAATTACTTCTCCACGATGATCACCTTTCTTCTTGTTAGTTGTGGCTTCAGTGAAGAATCATATAATCTC GTTTCACTTGTTCTGCTGGGGGGAATAATCTTTGCAGGAACATTTTTAGGTTATTGGTCTGCGCGAAAGTTTGTCCTTTCTGAAGATGGATGTGTAGATTCTGGCATTGCACAATTTGTGAAGTGGACATTGCGTTTGATCGGCATAGTATCTATTCTCCAG AGCACTATTGATGTTCCTTTGGGATTGCTTGCATTGGCTACTTGTTGCACATTTAGTTATCTCGTTCATTCCAAGAAGTG GCACCGGAGGTCAAACAATAATGGAAGTCTATGGCAGCGAAGACCCAAGCAAGCATCTTCTGGTAGGCAAGCTGAAAACTTGAGTTTCGCGTCCAAGGGAACAAGAATGTCATTTTGGGGGGCCTCAACTTCATATTCTCCGTCACCAAATGCTG GAAAGGGCTACTCATTCTCCAAGCGGGTGAAGCAGCGGGATCAAGATTATTACTCGACCTACCATAATGTGCCAAGAAGAAAGTTCTCCGAGGAAGAATGGGACAAGTTCACGCGTCAGTCAACGAGCGCCGCCCTGACCGAGTGGGCGTCAACTCCAGAGGTCATCAAATGGATTGGCAATAATGCACATCGGATGCGGCTTATCGAAGAAGACCACAACGAGGATGACACATCGgagtcggattctcccaaagaaactGTACCAAGAAATGAGAGTGAACCGAGTTTCTTCACGTGGTTATGA
- the LOC135622900 gene encoding vicilin Cor a 11.0101-like, whose product MATRTVQVLFSLLLLLSSCVLASSSGSDRAKKRCHMECRGTPEGRRMKECVRQCLDHSGREQEHGEVAEGGRRERNPYFFGDRSYEQWSRSEHGRFEVLERFARRSELLVGVENYRLAVLEAEPQTFIMPRHWDAEEVFYVMEGRGTITLLHENNRETHDIKRGDIIWIPAGAIVYAINKARNEKLRVAILLRPISTPGHVKEFYGAAGRNPETFFASFSDEVLEAAFDTPSEKLERLFEKQRRGEFIKMTEEQMRALTQSPSEGGWPLARSTEPYNLLQNRPSHSNEHGQLHEVGANEYQQLQDLDVDVSIANISERSMMAPNYNSLSTKLAMVVQGRGYIEMACPSRSGESPRSEETTESEPQQRVRYRTVRSRVSRGSVFVIPAGHPVTAVAARNENLEVLFFGVRAAQNRNYYLAGRNNVLNRLDREAKELAFGVPAEEVDEVLHAQPESVFMPGPERRREAERGRQPSPESLLSFAES is encoded by the exons ATGGCCACCAGAACAGTCCAAGTCCTCTTCTCACTTCTCCTGCTCCTCTCCTCCTGTGTCTTGGCTTCATCCTCCGGATCCGATCGGGCGAAGAAGCGCTGCCACATGGAATGCAGAGGCACTCCGGAGGGGCGCCGGATGAAAGAGTGCGTGCGCCAGTGCTTGGATCATTCCGGAAGAGAGCAGGAGCATGGGGAGGTGGCGGAGGGTGGAAGAAGAGAGCGCAACCCGTACTTCTTCGGCGACCGGAGCTATGAGCAGTGGAGCAGATCGGAGCATGGCCGTTTCGAGGTGCTGGAGAGGTTTGCTAGGAGATCCGAACTCTTGGTCGGCGTCGAGAACTACCGCTTGGCCGTGTTGGAAGCGGAGCCGCAGACGTTTATCATGCCCAGACATTGGGACGCCGAAGAGGTCTTCTACGTAATGGAAG GGCGTGGGACTATAACATTGCTTCATGAGAACAACCGGGAGACGCACGATATCAAGAGAGGAGACATCATTTGGATTCCGGCAGGGGCGATCGTGTACGCGATCAACAAAGCCAGAAATGAGAAGCTCCGCGTCGCTATTCTCCTCCGCCCCATCTCAACGCCCGGACACGTTAAG GAATTCTACGGTGCTGCCGGTAGGAACCCGGAGACCTTTTTCGCTAGCTTCAGCGACGAAGTACTGGAAGCTGCATTCGAT ACTCCGAGCGAGAAATTAGAGAGGCTATTTGAGAAACAGAGGAGGGGGGAGTTCATAAAGATGACCGAAGAGCAGATGAGGGCGTTGACTCAGTCCCCCagtgaaggtggttggcctttagCTCGGTCAACTGAGCCGTACAATCTGCTCCAAAACAGACCCTCGCACTCTAATGAGCATGGGCAACTCCACGAGGTCGGAGCCAATGAGTACCAGCAGCTCCAGGATCTCGATGTGGATGTCTCCATTGCCAATATCAGCGAG AGATCGATGATGGCACCGAACTACAACTCCCTGTCCACCAAGCTGGCCATGGTGGTGCAAGGACGAGGCTACATTGAGATGGCCTGCCCCAGCCGCTCCGGCGAGTCACCCAGGAGCGAGGAGACGACGGAATCGGAACCACAGCAGCGCGTCCGCTACCGGACCGTGAGATCGCGAGTCTCCCGTGGGTCGGTGTTCGTGATCCCCGCAGGTCACCCCGTGACCGCCGTCGCCGCGCGGAACGAGAACCTCGAGGTTCTCTTCTTCGGCGTTCGGGCAGCACAGAACAGGAATTACTACCTTGCAGGGCGAAACAACGTGCTGAACAGACTGGACAGGGAGGCGAAGGAGCTGGCCTTCGGCGTGCCCGCGGAGGAGGTGGATGAGGTCCTCCACGCGCAGCCGGAGTCCGTGTTCATGCCCGGTCCGGAGCGCCGTCGGGAAGCAGAAAGGGGGCGGCAGCCTTCACCGGAATCCCTCCTCAGTTTTGCAGAATCCTAG
- the LOC135622901 gene encoding uncharacterized protein LOC135622901, with the protein MRVHPVPKKRNITFRCGVNPAAAATAVHGRQKKLRRLPHIFSKVLELPFAADADVAVEEDADGFRFVAATDVLWGDVQAQTVQIHPGVTKVFVRDGSDGDDLDTELELNRWRFRLPPSTRPALATAAYTSGELVVTIPKGAGPEEEDGEVQEFFGGGGSNGDLGGRDISHLVIVQ; encoded by the coding sequence ATGAGGGTTCATCCGGTCCCCAAGAAGCGGAACATCACCTTCCGCTGCGGCGTCAACCCCGCGGCTGCAGCCACCGCGGTGCACGGCCGACAGAAGAAGCTCCGCCGTCTCCCCCACATCTTCAGCAAGGTCCTGGAGTTACCCTTTGCCGCCGACGCCGATGTGGCCGTCGAGGAGGACGCGGACGGCTTCCGGTTCGTCGCAGCCACCGACGTCCTCTGGGGCGATGTCCAAGCCCAGACGGTCCAGATACACCCCGGGGTGACGAAGGTGTTCGTCAGGGACGGTAGCGACGGCGACGACCTCGACACGGAGCTCGAGCTAAACCGGTGGCGGTTCCGGCTGCCGCCGTCCACCCGCCCGGCGCTCGCCACTGCTGCTTACACTAGCGGTGAGCTCGTGGTGACCATTCCAAAGGGGGCAGGGCCCGAGGAGGAAGATGGAGAGGTACAAGAATTCTTTGGTGGAGGAGGGAGTAACGGAGACTTGGGGGGCCGAGACATTAGCCATCTCGTAATTGTACAGTAA
- the LOC103997562 gene encoding single-stranded DNA-binding protein, mitochondrial isoform X1, protein MKVGLLKWEVLKHLKGGLGKPMFLLGFYRGSQACLSTMPFDEYKEKNEIEDDNFIDDKKELEPQGVDPIKGWAFRGVHKAIICGKIGQAPVQKILRNGKTVTIFTVGTGGMYDQRITGAEHLPRPAQWHRIAVHNEWLGAYSVQQLEKNSAVFIEGDIETRVYNDSITGQVKNIPEICVRHDGKVRLIKSGDNAASMSLKGLG, encoded by the exons ATGAAGGTGGGTTTATTGAAGTGGGAAGTTCTTAAACATCTAAAGGGAGGTTTAGGGAAACCGATGTTTCTACTAG GCTTCTATAGAGGTTCTCAGGCATGTTTATCGACTATGCCATTTGATGAGTACAAAGAGAAGAATGAAATCGAGGATGACAATTTTATTGATGACAAGAAAGAATTGGAACCACAAGGTGTAGACCCCATAAAGGGCTGGGCCTTCAGAGGTGTACATAAG GCGATTATTTGCGGAAAAATTGGTCAGGCTCCTGTACAGAAAATATTAAGGAATGGCAAGACTGTGACCATATTCACTGTTGGAACAGGAGGTATGTACGACCAAAGAATTACTGGAGCTGAGCATTTGCCAAGACCAGCTCAGTGGCACCGGATTGCTGTTCATAATGAATGGCTTGGAGCATATTCTGTCCAACAGTTAGAGAAGAA CTCTGCTGTTTTTATTGAGGGGGATATTGAAACCAGAGTCTACAATGACAGCATCACTGGCCAGGTGAAAAATATACCTGAAATTTGTGTGCGCCATGACG GAAAGGTTCGCTTGATTAAGTCTGGGGATAATGCTGCCAGCATGTCTTTGAAAGGACT GGGATGA
- the LOC103997562 gene encoding single-stranded DNA-binding protein, mitochondrial isoform X2: protein MPFDEYKEKNEIEDDNFIDDKKELEPQGVDPIKGWAFRGVHKAIICGKIGQAPVQKILRNGKTVTIFTVGTGGMYDQRITGAEHLPRPAQWHRIAVHNEWLGAYSVQQLEKNSAVFIEGDIETRVYNDSITGQVKNIPEICVRHDGKVRLIKSGDNAASMSLKGLG, encoded by the exons ATGCCATTTGATGAGTACAAAGAGAAGAATGAAATCGAGGATGACAATTTTATTGATGACAAGAAAGAATTGGAACCACAAGGTGTAGACCCCATAAAGGGCTGGGCCTTCAGAGGTGTACATAAG GCGATTATTTGCGGAAAAATTGGTCAGGCTCCTGTACAGAAAATATTAAGGAATGGCAAGACTGTGACCATATTCACTGTTGGAACAGGAGGTATGTACGACCAAAGAATTACTGGAGCTGAGCATTTGCCAAGACCAGCTCAGTGGCACCGGATTGCTGTTCATAATGAATGGCTTGGAGCATATTCTGTCCAACAGTTAGAGAAGAA CTCTGCTGTTTTTATTGAGGGGGATATTGAAACCAGAGTCTACAATGACAGCATCACTGGCCAGGTGAAAAATATACCTGAAATTTGTGTGCGCCATGACG GAAAGGTTCGCTTGATTAAGTCTGGGGATAATGCTGCCAGCATGTCTTTGAAAGGACT GGGATGA